One Papaver somniferum cultivar HN1 chromosome 10, ASM357369v1, whole genome shotgun sequence genomic window carries:
- the LOC113319572 gene encoding rhomboid-like protein 11, chloroplastic, producing MGQLDRLLTLHTFAPPPPPKPNGFLAKTFNKFPISRLQFPTISSSILSHSIRNFGDQTNKSTVLKIPISPRFSHVCNMSKDSDMISQLELGKPDGKPDKRVNGIFWILLINLGVFAADHWFHIREIKGLYLYHSLPVWYQFVTSTFCHANWKHLSSNLFFLYIFGKLVEEEEGNFALWTSYILTGLGANLVSWLVLPRNAVSLGASGAVFGLFAISVLVKMCWDWRKILEVLILGQFVIEKVMEAAQASTRMSGASSAMQSVNHIAHLSGALVGAGLVWLLSRVPSEPSDQDVSKLSDKTNRKT from the exons ATGGGGCAGTTAGATCGTCTTCTCACACTCCACACTTTTGCTCCTCCTCCTCCGCCCAAACCTAATGGATTCCTCGCAAAAACCTTCAACAAATTCCCGATTTCCCGCCTCCAATTTCCCACcatttcttcttctattcttAGTCATTCTATAAGAAATTTCGGAGACCAAACCAACAAGTCAACGGTTCTTAAAATACCCATTTCTCCTCGATTTAGCCATGTCTGCAACATGAGCAAAGACTCAG ATATGATATCACAGCTGGAACTTGGAAAGCCTGACGGGAAGCCGGATAAGCGTGTGAATGGAATATTCTGGATTTTACTTATTAATCTTGGAGTTTTCGCGGCTGATCATTGGTTTCAT ATAAGGGAGATCAAAGGACTTTACTTGTATCACAGTCTTCCAGTTTGGTACCAGTTTGTGACTTCTACATTCTGTCATGCTAACTG GAAGCATCTCTCCAGCAATCTGTTTTTCTTGTACATTTTTG ggaagctTGTTGAGGAGGAGGAAGGAAACTTTGCATTGTGGACTTCTTATATTCTAACAGGTCTTGGAGCAAACCTTGTGTCGTGGTTGGTTCTCCCAAGAAATGCAGTTTCTCTTGGAGCGTCTGGTGCTGTGTTCGGTCTATTTGCTATTAGTGTTCTTGTCAAG ATGTGCTGGGACTGGAGAAAGATCCTCGAAGTTCTTATACTGGGCCAGTTTGTAATTGAGAAG GTGATGGAAGCAGCACAAGCTTCAACAAGAATGTCTGGCGCAAGTTCCGCTATGCAGAGCGTCAATCACATTGCTCATCTCTCTGGCGCTTTGGTCGGTGCAGGACTGGTTTGGCTTCTAAGTAGAGTTCCATCAGAACCTTCCGACCAAGACGTATCGAAGTTGAGTGATAAGACAAATCGAAAAACTTAA